From Pangasianodon hypophthalmus isolate fPanHyp1 chromosome 30, fPanHyp1.pri, whole genome shotgun sequence, a single genomic window includes:
- the gpr63 gene encoding probable G-protein coupled receptor 63, which yields MLFGIANDRLTLPRPLAAISQSDSMENSSSLPWWENSSSLVFRTLWATPTAQVTEQVLVQEAGQDVGGRVLSVPLQVIFSVLMVCVLLLALCGNAVVCVMVYRRAAMRSAINFLLANLAFADMMLAVTAVPFDLVTMVTAQWLFSATLCRASAMLLWLCMSVGVAMLLAISVDRFLIIVRRQDRLTPHRAKILIAASWILAFFLSFPLLLGYPSLQVPPSAPQCVLSYSPNSSYHGYVVILALVSFFMPFAMMACAFAAILSSIRHNALRIRCDSALSLSKPRPLHLSVDVGFKTRAFFTILLLFVLAFTSLAPLVVFSLCAAFSSAVYNSEGFFQVSAWLLILSFLRPALNPLIYYCRIRKFRHACARWVPSLCRLRPLLPSHAQRRIQPSAVYACSEHRSSI from the coding sequence ATGCTGTTTGGTATTGCTAACGATAGACTCACCCTGCCCCGCCCACTTgctgccatcagccaatcagactCCATGGAAAACTCCTCCTCCTTGCCATGGTGGGAGAACAGCAGCTCATTGGTGTTCAGGACTCTCTGGGCAACGCCCACTGCACAGGTAACAGAGCAGGTATTGGTGCAGGAGGCGGGGCAGGATGTTGGTGGGCGTGTCCTGAGCGTGCCACTGCAGGTGATCTTTAGTgtgctgatggtgtgtgtgttgttgttggcGCTGTGTGGGAacgcagtggtgtgtgtgatggtgtatcGCCGCGCCGCCATGCGCTCCGCCATCAACTTCCTGTTAGCCAACCTCGCCTTCGCCGACATGATGCTGGCAGTCACCGCTGTGCCCTTCGACCTGGTCACCATGGTGACAGCACAATGGCTGTTTAGTGCCACCCTTTGCCGGGCGTCGGCCATGCTCTTGTGGCTGTGTATGTCGGTGGGCGTGGCCATGCTGTTGGCGATCAGCGTGGATCGTTTCCTGATCATTGTGCGGAGACAGGACCGTCTCACGCCACACCGCGCCAAGATCCTCATCGCCGCCTCCTGGATCCTCGCTTTTTTCCTATCTTTCCCACTGTTGCTAGGATACCCGTCGCTGCAGGTACCCCCTAGTGCACCACAGTGTGTGCTCAGCTACTCCCCCAACAGCAGTTACCATGGATACGTGGTGATCCTAGCCCTAGTGAGCTTTTTCATGCCGTTCGCCATGATGGCGTGCGCCTTTGCCGCGATCCTGAGCTCCATTAGGCACAACGCGCTTCGGATCCGTTGTGACTCCGCCCTCTCCCTgtctaagccccgccccctccacCTGAGCGTGGATGTGGGCTTTAAAACTCGAGCGTTCTTCACCATCCTGCTGCTGTTTGTGCTGGCGTTCACCTCGCTAGCGCCCCTGGTGGTGTTCAGCCTGTGTGCGGCGTTCAGCAGTGCTGTTTATAACAGTGAAGGGTTTTTCCAGGTGAGTGCCTGGCTGCTGATCCTCAGCTTCCTGCGCCCCGCCCTCAACCCACTCATCTACTACTGCCGCATCAGGAAGTTCCGCCACGCCTGCGCCCGCTGGGTGCCCTCGCTCTGCAGGCTCCGCCCACTGCTGCCCAGCCACGCCCAGCGCAGGATCCAGCCCAGTGCCGTGTACGCCTGCAGTGAACATCGCTCCAGCatctaa
- the ndufaf4 gene encoding NADH dehydrogenase [ubiquinone] 1 alpha subcomplex assembly factor 4, producing MGARVGRLFRNFNLEARAHREIGKSKPEAAPRHPVPFNHSNSVPPVSEIHRKDDPLLNRLRQVYVESKDPQTPTLASVRKLQQVDRRPLSASLAPPGVCDITDVPKGKLTIVEALTALNKHKLTPQEWPAERIAQELMLTPSDARALTCYFIPFNIKIIKVPRAEDTHTRITDS from the exons ATGGGCGCGCGCGTGGGTCGGCTCTTCAGGAACTTCAATCTGGAGGCTCGCGCGCATCGCGAAATCGGCAAAAGCAAACCGGAAGCGGCGCCTCGGCATCCGGTACCGTTTAATCACAGCAACAGCGTCCCGCccg tgagtgAGATCCACAGGAAGGATGATCCGCTACTGAATCGACTCAGACAAGTTTATGTGGAATCTAAAGACCCACAAAcaccg acgTTGGCGAGTGTGAGGAAGTTGCAGCAGGTGGACCGTCGCCCCCTCAGCGCCTCACTGGCGCCCCCCGGAGTGTGTGACATCACAGATGTGCCCAAAGGGAAGCTGACCATTGTGGAGGCGCTAACAGCGCTAAACAAGCACAAGCTAACGCCTCAGGAGTGGCCGGCTGAGAGGATAGCGCAGGAGCTAATGCTAACACCCAGCGATGCCCGCGCGCTAACGTGCTACTTCATCCcctttaacattaaaatcattaaagtCCCCCGagctgaggacacacacacacgcatcactgactcctaa
- the dse gene encoding dermatan-sulfate epimerase isoform X1, with the protein MSSYTRGAPTVFFISAVCVLARSDWEPSGGEVPFIGGRYSGHPMLYFGREALPELRGAALSTHAELAQQIWRAGEDMLANPAQFLPPRDPEEFSARWNEIYGNNLSVLALFCLLYPQRTGALSLAREYMDRMAAQPSWLVKDAPWDEVPMAHSLVGFATAYDFLFEFLSEAEQERYLQVLGNASLYMYDKSLQRGWSFQFLHNHQPTNCVALLTASLILLNQGCLQEAYVFVQQVMAIMEKALVVLRSVVDGSLYEGVAYGTYSTRSLFQYIFLLQRHFNISHFTHPWLLKHFDFLYRTLLPGFQRNVAIGDSNYNWFYGPESQLVFLDRYIMRNGHANFLAEQIRRHRVQDGPGQPSRGQKWCTLHTEFIWYDAGLKATPPPDFGMPRLHYFEDWGVVTYGGGLPAGRNHSFLSFKSGKLGGRTIFDIVHQRRYSEWIRGWKNFNAGHEQPDQNSFTFAPRGFPFITEALYGPKYTLLNNAVLFAPSNDHACFSPWEGQVTETCDSKWSKYKYGAAADCEGRVEAALERHGVVFIRGEGRAAYSPMLKIKNLQRNLVLLQPDLLLLLDHVHLDAESPAHSISAFFHNTDFPFQHTMVRDGVHGAFVQHGQDEYTMLWRDDTGYSGEADTAYWSYPHGYPYNGSHYVNVTMSLRFPHTRIAYVFFGPDIDVLSFSLRGDSERIDVHLTTRDHTFTVHILTSENPSKPLFAMVLKDKLEKVVFERVAAVQERPLEEVQDYVTLVEQNLRHIKPVFQYLERNVKTRILNADGFHKIKERLKKTSEKRKKLKKKVAAAVEKMFSVTKKPGKVKRSKKATGNRLNEAGEKQQGVLRRESNGDVDGDAHRGKKARIIKGPMFEEVHTAAAVGRTEVSISVSYIRVFLVLNIGAFFLLLAVLLTQLQRAPSLHTQRCIYCVLLLDSFILLGLYSSCSHGHC; encoded by the exons ATGAGCTCGTACACGCGTGGTGCCCCCACAGTGTTCTTCataagtgctgtgtgtgtgttggcgcGGAGCGACTGGGAGCCGAGTGGTGGTGAAGTGCCCTTTATCGGCGGGCGCTACTCCGGGCACCCCATGCTGTATTTTGGGCGGGAGGCGTTGCCTGAGTTGCGAGGGGCGGCGCTGAGCACTCACGCTGAGCTGGCTCAGCAGATATGGCGTGCCGGTGAGGACATGCTCGCAAACCCCGCCCAGTTCCTCCCACCACGAGACCCTGAAGAATTCTCTGCCCGCTGGAACGAAATCTATGGGAACAACCTGAGTGTGTTAGCACTGTTCTGTCTGCTTTACCCACAACGCACCGGGGCACTCAGTCTGGCCCGCGAGTACATGGACCGGATGGCCGCTCAGCCCAGCTG gctggtGAAGGACGCTCCGTGGGACGAGGTTCCGATGGCTCACTCTCTGGTGGGTTTTGCGACAGCGtatgacttcctgtttgagtTCCTGAGTGAGGCGGAGCAGGAGCGTTATCTGCAGGTGCTCGGAAATGCCTCCCTCTACATGTACGATAAATCACTGCAGAGGGGGTGGAGCTTCCAGTTCCTCCACAACCACCAACCAACCAACTGCGTCGCCCTGCTGACCGCCTCCCTCATCCTGCTGAACCAGg gctgtcTACAGGAGGCCTATGTGTTTGTTCAGCAGGTGATGGCGATTATGGAGAAGGCGCTGGTCGTGCTGCGTTCCGTTGTTGACGGTTCTCTCTATGAAGGTGTAGCGTATGGAACCTACAGCACGCGTTCTCTGTTCCAGTACATCTTCTTGCTGCAGAGACACTTCAACAtctcacacttcacacaccCCTGGCTCCTCAAACATTTTGACTTCCTCTACAGGACACTGCTGCCAG GTTTCCAGAGGAATGTTGCCATTGGTGACTCAAACTACAACTGGTTTTATGGCCCAGAGAGTCAGCTGGTGTTCCTTGATCGCTACATCATGAGGAACGGCCACGCTAACTTCCTGGCTGAACAGATACGACGCCACCGCGTGCAGGACGGACCGGGACAGCCATCACGGGGACAGAAGTGGTGTACATTACACACCGAGTTTAtctg GTATGATGCCGGTCTtaaagccacgcctcctccgGATTTTGGAATGCCGCGTCTGCACTATTTTGAGGACTGGGGCGTGGTGACGTATGGAGGTGGTCTGCCTGCAGGGAGGAATCATTCCTTCCTGTCGTTTAAGTCAGGGAAACTGGGTGGCCGCACAATCTTCGACATCGTGCACCAGCGGCGCTACAGTGAGTGGATCCGCGGCTGGAAGAACTTCAATGCTGGACATGAGCAGCCTGACCAGAACTCGTTTACTTTTGCACCCAGAGGTTTCCCCTTTATCACTGAGGCATTGTATGGCCCCAAGTACACACTCCTCAACAACGCTGTTCTGTTCGCTCCCTCCAATGACCATGCCTGCTTCTCTCCCTGGGAAGGTCAGGTGACTGAGACGTGTGACTCCAAGTGGTCGAAGTATAAGTACGGTGCTGCAGCAGACTGTGAGGGTCGTGTGGAGGCGGCACTAGAGCGTCACGGTGTTGTGTTCATCCGTGGCGAGGGACGGGCAGCGTACAGCCCAATGCTGAAGATCAAGAACCTGCAGAGGAACCTTGTCCTTCTCCAGCCTGACCTCCTGCTGCTCCTGGACCATGTGCACCTGGATGCCGAAAGCCCTGCCCACAGCATCAGCGCCTTCTTCCACAACACAGACTTCCCCTTCCAGCACACCATGGTGAGAGATGGCGTCCATGGTGCCTTTGTCCAGCATGGACAGGACGAGTACACCATGCTGTGGAGGGATGACACGGGCTACAGCGGGGAAGCTGATACAGCATACTGGTCGTACCCACACGGCTACCCCTACAATGGCTCTCACTACGTTAACGTGACTATGTCACTACGCTTCCCACACACCCGCATCGCCTACGTGTTCTTCGGCCCGGACATCGATGTTCTCAGCTTCAGCCTGCGTGGAGACTCTGAGAGGATCGATGTCCACTTGACTACACGAGACCACACCTTCACCGTCCACATCCTGACATCAGAGAATCCCAGTAAACCCCTGTTCGCCATGGTGCTGAAGGACAAGTTGGAGAAGGTGGTGTTTGAGAGGGTGGCGGCGGTGCAAGAGCGCCCCCTGGAGGAGGTGCAGGACTACGTTACCCTGGTGGAGCAAAACCTCCGGCACATCAAACCCGTCTTCCAGTATCTGGAGCGCAATGTAAAGACGCGCATCCTCAATGCTGACGGATTCCACAAAATCAAAGAAAGACTAAAGAAGACCtcagaaaagaggaagaagttGAAGAAGAAGGTGGCGGCAGCTGTGGAGAAGATGTTCTCAGTTACTAAGAAGCCGGGGAAGGTGAAGAGGTCAAAGAAAGCAACTGGAAATCGCTTGAATGAAGCTGGAGAGAAGCAGCAGGGAGTGCTGAGGCGAGAGAGCAATGGTGATGTTGATGGTGATGCACACAGGGGCAAGAAGGCCAGGATCATAAAAGGACCCATGTTTGAAGAAGTCCACACTGCAGCAGCCGTGGGTAGGACTGAAGTGTCCATCTCTGTCTCCTACATCCGTGTGTTCCTGGTTCTGAACATCGGAGCCTTCTTTCTGCTGCTGGCGGTTCTGCTCACACAGCTGCAGCGAGCGCCGAGTCTCCACACGCAGCGCTGCATCTACTGCGTCCTGCTGCTTGACAGCTTCATCCTGCTCGGCCTCTACTCATCCTGCTCACACGGACACTGCTGA
- the dse gene encoding dermatan-sulfate epimerase isoform X2: MAIMEKALVVLRSVVDGSLYEGVAYGTYSTRSLFQYIFLLQRHFNISHFTHPWLLKHFDFLYRTLLPGFQRNVAIGDSNYNWFYGPESQLVFLDRYIMRNGHANFLAEQIRRHRVQDGPGQPSRGQKWCTLHTEFIWYDAGLKATPPPDFGMPRLHYFEDWGVVTYGGGLPAGRNHSFLSFKSGKLGGRTIFDIVHQRRYSEWIRGWKNFNAGHEQPDQNSFTFAPRGFPFITEALYGPKYTLLNNAVLFAPSNDHACFSPWEGQVTETCDSKWSKYKYGAAADCEGRVEAALERHGVVFIRGEGRAAYSPMLKIKNLQRNLVLLQPDLLLLLDHVHLDAESPAHSISAFFHNTDFPFQHTMVRDGVHGAFVQHGQDEYTMLWRDDTGYSGEADTAYWSYPHGYPYNGSHYVNVTMSLRFPHTRIAYVFFGPDIDVLSFSLRGDSERIDVHLTTRDHTFTVHILTSENPSKPLFAMVLKDKLEKVVFERVAAVQERPLEEVQDYVTLVEQNLRHIKPVFQYLERNVKTRILNADGFHKIKERLKKTSEKRKKLKKKVAAAVEKMFSVTKKPGKVKRSKKATGNRLNEAGEKQQGVLRRESNGDVDGDAHRGKKARIIKGPMFEEVHTAAAVGRTEVSISVSYIRVFLVLNIGAFFLLLAVLLTQLQRAPSLHTQRCIYCVLLLDSFILLGLYSSCSHGHC; this comes from the exons ATGGCGATTATGGAGAAGGCGCTGGTCGTGCTGCGTTCCGTTGTTGACGGTTCTCTCTATGAAGGTGTAGCGTATGGAACCTACAGCACGCGTTCTCTGTTCCAGTACATCTTCTTGCTGCAGAGACACTTCAACAtctcacacttcacacaccCCTGGCTCCTCAAACATTTTGACTTCCTCTACAGGACACTGCTGCCAG GTTTCCAGAGGAATGTTGCCATTGGTGACTCAAACTACAACTGGTTTTATGGCCCAGAGAGTCAGCTGGTGTTCCTTGATCGCTACATCATGAGGAACGGCCACGCTAACTTCCTGGCTGAACAGATACGACGCCACCGCGTGCAGGACGGACCGGGACAGCCATCACGGGGACAGAAGTGGTGTACATTACACACCGAGTTTAtctg GTATGATGCCGGTCTtaaagccacgcctcctccgGATTTTGGAATGCCGCGTCTGCACTATTTTGAGGACTGGGGCGTGGTGACGTATGGAGGTGGTCTGCCTGCAGGGAGGAATCATTCCTTCCTGTCGTTTAAGTCAGGGAAACTGGGTGGCCGCACAATCTTCGACATCGTGCACCAGCGGCGCTACAGTGAGTGGATCCGCGGCTGGAAGAACTTCAATGCTGGACATGAGCAGCCTGACCAGAACTCGTTTACTTTTGCACCCAGAGGTTTCCCCTTTATCACTGAGGCATTGTATGGCCCCAAGTACACACTCCTCAACAACGCTGTTCTGTTCGCTCCCTCCAATGACCATGCCTGCTTCTCTCCCTGGGAAGGTCAGGTGACTGAGACGTGTGACTCCAAGTGGTCGAAGTATAAGTACGGTGCTGCAGCAGACTGTGAGGGTCGTGTGGAGGCGGCACTAGAGCGTCACGGTGTTGTGTTCATCCGTGGCGAGGGACGGGCAGCGTACAGCCCAATGCTGAAGATCAAGAACCTGCAGAGGAACCTTGTCCTTCTCCAGCCTGACCTCCTGCTGCTCCTGGACCATGTGCACCTGGATGCCGAAAGCCCTGCCCACAGCATCAGCGCCTTCTTCCACAACACAGACTTCCCCTTCCAGCACACCATGGTGAGAGATGGCGTCCATGGTGCCTTTGTCCAGCATGGACAGGACGAGTACACCATGCTGTGGAGGGATGACACGGGCTACAGCGGGGAAGCTGATACAGCATACTGGTCGTACCCACACGGCTACCCCTACAATGGCTCTCACTACGTTAACGTGACTATGTCACTACGCTTCCCACACACCCGCATCGCCTACGTGTTCTTCGGCCCGGACATCGATGTTCTCAGCTTCAGCCTGCGTGGAGACTCTGAGAGGATCGATGTCCACTTGACTACACGAGACCACACCTTCACCGTCCACATCCTGACATCAGAGAATCCCAGTAAACCCCTGTTCGCCATGGTGCTGAAGGACAAGTTGGAGAAGGTGGTGTTTGAGAGGGTGGCGGCGGTGCAAGAGCGCCCCCTGGAGGAGGTGCAGGACTACGTTACCCTGGTGGAGCAAAACCTCCGGCACATCAAACCCGTCTTCCAGTATCTGGAGCGCAATGTAAAGACGCGCATCCTCAATGCTGACGGATTCCACAAAATCAAAGAAAGACTAAAGAAGACCtcagaaaagaggaagaagttGAAGAAGAAGGTGGCGGCAGCTGTGGAGAAGATGTTCTCAGTTACTAAGAAGCCGGGGAAGGTGAAGAGGTCAAAGAAAGCAACTGGAAATCGCTTGAATGAAGCTGGAGAGAAGCAGCAGGGAGTGCTGAGGCGAGAGAGCAATGGTGATGTTGATGGTGATGCACACAGGGGCAAGAAGGCCAGGATCATAAAAGGACCCATGTTTGAAGAAGTCCACACTGCAGCAGCCGTGGGTAGGACTGAAGTGTCCATCTCTGTCTCCTACATCCGTGTGTTCCTGGTTCTGAACATCGGAGCCTTCTTTCTGCTGCTGGCGGTTCTGCTCACACAGCTGCAGCGAGCGCCGAGTCTCCACACGCAGCGCTGCATCTACTGCGTCCTGCTGCTTGACAGCTTCATCCTGCTCGGCCTCTACTCATCCTGCTCACACGGACACTGCTGA